Proteins encoded together in one Thermodesulfovibrionales bacterium window:
- a CDS encoding rhodanese-like domain-containing protein, with the protein MEHCDVRNLVVLFAFMMLAWQEPTFLLPYDEGLQGEAPGRDTCISCQDGSAHKDIPRITIDELKEEMDRGADIVILDAQPKAVYDKGHIKGAISFPWSARLTEENVRRFPRNKMIVTYCDCGPGEADASELAERLREMRFSNVKVLVDPSIRGWMKAGYPVEK; encoded by the coding sequence GTGGAGCATTGTGACGTAAGAAACCTCGTTGTTCTCTTTGCCTTTATGATGCTCGCGTGGCAAGAACCGACGTTCCTTCTTCCTTACGATGAAGGACTCCAAGGTGAAGCGCCGGGGAGGGACACGTGCATATCCTGCCAGGACGGCTCAGCACATAAAGATATTCCGCGCATTACGATAGACGAACTGAAGGAGGAGATGGACAGGGGGGCCGATATTGTGATTCTCGACGCACAGCCCAAGGCCGTCTATGACAAGGGGCACATTAAGGGAGCCATCTCCTTTCCCTGGAGTGCGAGACTAACGGAAGAAAACGTCAGACGGTTCCCCCGGAACAAAATGATAGTAACCTATTGTGATTGCGGCCCTGGCGAGGCTGACGCTTCCGAACTGGCAGAACGGTTAAGAGAGATGAGATTTAGCAACGTGAAGGTTCTGGTTGATCCATCCATCAGGGGATGGATGAAGGCCGGATACCCTGTCGAGAAATGA
- the cmoA gene encoding carboxy-S-adenosyl-L-methionine synthase CmoA, which yields MKRDTIFQSSGSASRKFEFDEEVAEVFDDMLQRSIPFYEEQQRIVVKLAKRFWKPETYVYDLGCSTATTIINLCREFDGAARFIGYDSSLPLIKKAERKVRDSGLSNRIELRYGDLSGDLTTLSLEKASVITLCWTLQFIPPPQREKVIQWIYKGLVAGGALLLTEKIVLEEEILNDLFIDSYHDYKRRNGYSEQEIIRKEGALKDVLIPYSIQQNLALLNRNGFAVSEPFFQWFNFIGVLCVKTG from the coding sequence GTGAAGAGAGATACTATTTTTCAATCATCCGGCTCAGCATCCCGAAAATTTGAATTCGACGAAGAAGTCGCCGAGGTATTCGACGACATGCTGCAACGGAGCATCCCCTTTTATGAGGAGCAGCAACGCATTGTCGTCAAACTCGCCAAGAGGTTCTGGAAGCCGGAGACATATGTTTACGATCTCGGCTGCTCTACTGCCACAACGATTATCAACCTTTGCAGGGAGTTTGACGGAGCAGCGCGCTTTATTGGTTATGACAGTTCTCTTCCCTTGATTAAAAAAGCCGAACGCAAGGTCAGGGACAGTGGTCTGAGCAACCGGATAGAATTGCGTTACGGCGATTTGAGCGGGGACCTCACAACTCTTTCCCTCGAAAAAGCCAGTGTCATTACTCTGTGCTGGACACTGCAGTTCATCCCTCCGCCGCAAAGAGAGAAGGTCATACAATGGATTTACAAGGGCCTGGTCGCTGGCGGCGCCCTGCTATTGACTGAAAAGATCGTTCTTGAGGAAGAAATCCTGAACGATTTGTTTATTGATTCGTACCACGATTATAAGCGGAGAAACGGCTATTCCGAACAGGAGATCATCCGCAAGGAAGGCGCTCTGAAAGACGTGCTCATACCGTACAGCATCCAGCAGAACCTGGCATTGCTCAACCGCAACGGATTTGCAGTATCAGAGCCTTTTTTCCAGTGGTTTAATTTTATTGGTGTGTTATGCGTAAAAACGGGCTGA
- a CDS encoding amino acid adenylation domain-containing protein gives MERSPDAVAVAFEEQKLTYRELNRRANQLAHYLIKQGIGPEVLVGIYVERSLEMIIGILGILKAGGAYVPLDPAYPKERLSFMIGDSQVPVLLLQERLLRTLPVCNAHMLCLDILRETTSKEIAKNPAAGVTSGNLAYVMYTSGSTGTPKGVMVSHGNIARLFTATEYLFRFNEHDVWTLFHSYAFDFSVWEIFGALLYGGTLVIVPYLISRSPEEFRELLCKGRVTVLNQTPSAFYQLMRSDELSAGREGNDLSLRFIILGGEALELQGLRPWFQGHGDQHPRLVNMYGITETTVHATYRPLTVADVNKKGSFIGLPLPDLQVYILDRHQQPAPAGTPGELYIGGAGLSRGYLNRPELTAEKFIPNPFSDEPGSRLYKTGDLGRWMPDGDIEYLGRIDHQVKLRGFRIELGEIEATLLQHPAVREAVVIIREDNPGDKRLVAYLVAGPGFEQIKKHTPEMQRERVEQWQTIYDGTFLDSPDVKDPATNTAGVNSSYTGKPVEEVETREWVNGAAERIISLKPSRVLEIGCGLGRILFRVAPLCSLYWGMDFSQPALNYVQRHLDLLGDHRSRVRLFHGSADNLRVVGKQRFDAVIINGVIQYFPSVEYLVTVIRGTIEVVEPGGFIFIGDVRNLALLEAFHVSVTLSGAQDNVSADELYQRVNRDILHEKELLIDPRFFHSLRSYFPRISHVDALLKRGLHQNELIRFRYDSILHIDGKEPLPTEQRCLDWKNNNLTLTVLSRYLRENMPKAVRVTCVPNARTFPETFAAVDLVEHKALRTARELREMVEQMLAEAVHPEAFWKLGDDLSYAVDITWSDAGGPAYFDALFRYRDPADTTIGRVPPVSFPQETSRPKSLESYANNPLKEQMTTALRKSLVQSLTEKLPAFMIPSSFMLLDALPLTPNGKIDRKALPPPDSGRPDIETAHVLPRTPIEKILAGIWSEVLKLRHVGVHDNFFELGGNSLQATRVISRMRLAFDKDFPLRYMFEWPTVEGLAGALCSTGKPEQLEKRAKLLLKVAELSEDEVNTLLEDRDGRRENEHRRYQRPAQ, from the coding sequence GTGGAAAGGAGCCCGGATGCTGTTGCAGTGGCCTTTGAGGAACAGAAGCTTACGTACCGGGAGCTGAACCGCAGGGCGAATCAGCTGGCCCATTACCTGATAAAGCAGGGAATCGGCCCCGAGGTGCTCGTAGGCATCTATGTGGAGCGTTCCCTGGAGATGATCATCGGCATCCTTGGCATCCTTAAGGCAGGCGGAGCATATGTGCCTCTGGACCCCGCCTATCCCAAAGAACGTCTCAGCTTTATGATCGGAGATTCACAAGTACCCGTGCTGCTGTTACAGGAGCGCCTGCTTCGTACACTTCCCGTTTGTAATGCGCATATGCTGTGTCTGGACATTCTCCGGGAGACCACATCGAAAGAGATCGCGAAGAATCCTGCTGCCGGTGTAACATCCGGAAATCTTGCGTACGTAATGTATACCTCAGGCTCCACAGGTACACCCAAAGGGGTTATGGTAAGCCATGGTAACATAGCTCGCTTGTTTACTGCAACCGAATACCTCTTTCGCTTTAACGAGCATGATGTGTGGACATTATTCCACTCTTATGCCTTTGATTTTTCTGTCTGGGAGATATTTGGTGCGCTTCTGTACGGCGGGACTCTTGTAATAGTCCCCTATCTCATAAGCCGTTCGCCTGAAGAGTTCCGTGAGTTGCTCTGCAAAGGGCGTGTAACCGTTCTCAATCAGACTCCTTCCGCCTTCTACCAACTGATGCGCTCAGATGAACTTTCCGCGGGCAGAGAGGGCAATGACCTTTCCTTGCGCTTCATCATACTCGGGGGCGAGGCCCTTGAACTTCAAGGCTTGAGGCCATGGTTTCAAGGCCATGGGGATCAACATCCCCGGCTTGTCAACATGTACGGAATCACCGAAACCACAGTTCATGCTACCTATCGCCCCCTGACAGTAGCCGATGTAAATAAGAAAGGCAGCTTCATCGGCCTTCCCCTTCCCGACCTCCAGGTTTACATACTCGATCGCCATCAACAGCCGGCGCCTGCAGGGACACCCGGCGAGCTCTATATAGGCGGCGCCGGATTGTCCCGTGGCTATCTGAACCGCCCTGAGCTTACTGCGGAGAAGTTCATTCCAAACCCCTTTAGTGACGAACCCGGAAGCCGACTATACAAAACAGGCGATTTAGGCCGTTGGATGCCCGATGGCGACATAGAGTATTTGGGCCGTATCGACCATCAGGTGAAACTTCGTGGATTTCGAATTGAGCTGGGGGAGATCGAAGCAACTCTTTTGCAACATCCGGCAGTTCGTGAGGCAGTCGTAATTATCCGGGAAGATAACCCCGGTGACAAGCGATTGGTAGCGTACCTCGTTGCCGGCCCGGGCTTTGAGCAGATTAAGAAGCACACACCGGAAATGCAACGTGAACGGGTCGAACAATGGCAAACAATCTATGATGGCACCTTTCTCGATTCCCCTGACGTCAAAGATCCCGCTACCAACACTGCCGGCGTCAACAGCAGTTACACCGGAAAACCCGTTGAAGAGGTTGAGACACGGGAATGGGTCAATGGTGCTGCAGAGCGAATCATTTCACTGAAGCCCTCCCGTGTACTGGAAATCGGATGCGGCCTGGGCCGCATCCTGTTCCGCGTGGCGCCTCTTTGCTCCCTTTACTGGGGCATGGATTTCTCGCAGCCTGCGCTCAATTACGTACAGCGTCATCTGGACCTCCTCGGCGATCATCGTTCCCGTGTCAGGCTGTTCCATGGCAGCGCCGACAATCTGAGGGTCGTAGGCAAACAACGTTTCGATGCAGTAATCATCAATGGTGTCATACAGTATTTTCCCAGTGTAGAGTATCTCGTTACAGTTATCCGTGGCACGATTGAGGTTGTTGAGCCCGGCGGGTTTATTTTTATAGGAGACGTACGCAATCTGGCGCTCCTCGAAGCGTTTCATGTTTCCGTCACCTTGTCGGGTGCGCAGGACAATGTATCTGCCGACGAACTGTATCAGCGTGTCAACAGAGACATACTTCACGAAAAAGAGTTGCTCATTGACCCTCGGTTTTTTCACTCTTTGCGCTCTTATTTTCCGAGGATCAGCCATGTAGACGCTCTGCTGAAACGCGGCCTCCACCAAAATGAATTAATACGGTTCCGTTATGACAGTATCCTTCATATTGATGGCAAAGAGCCTCTGCCGACAGAGCAGCGATGCCTCGACTGGAAAAATAATAATTTGACGCTCACTGTCTTGTCCCGGTATTTGCGGGAAAATATGCCAAAGGCAGTGCGTGTGACATGTGTACCGAACGCCCGGACCTTTCCGGAAACCTTTGCTGCCGTCGATCTTGTTGAGCACAAAGCACTGCGTACCGCCCGCGAACTGAGAGAAATGGTTGAGCAGATGCTGGCAGAGGCCGTGCATCCTGAAGCCTTCTGGAAGCTTGGTGATGATCTGTCTTATGCCGTGGACATTACATGGTCGGACGCCGGCGGGCCGGCATATTTTGATGCTCTCTTCCGGTATCGCGATCCGGCGGATACCACGATTGGACGCGTCCCGCCTGTTTCATTCCCGCAGGAGACTTCACGCCCGAAATCTCTGGAATCCTATGCCAACAACCCACTGAAGGAGCAAATGACCACTGCCTTAAGGAAGTCCCTTGTACAATCTCTGACAGAAAAATTGCCCGCCTTCATGATACCATCCTCCTTCATGCTGCTCGATGCTCTGCCTCTGACGCCAAACGGAAAGATAGACCGCAAGGCACTACCGCCGCCTGACTCAGGGCGGCCCGATATTGAGACTGCACATGTCCTTCCCCGTACTCCCATCGAGAAAATACTTGCAGGAATATGGAGCGAGGTCCTCAAACTCAGACACGTAGGGGTCCATGATAACTTTTTCGAGCTGGGTGGGAATTCCCTGCAGGCGACTCGGGTCATATCCCGTATGAGACTCGCCTTTGACAAAGACTTCCCGCTGCGCTACATGTTTGAGTGGCCAACGGTGGAAGGTCTGGCTGGGGCACTGTGCAGCACGGGCAAACCCGAACAATTGGAAAAACGGGCAAAACTTTTGCTGAAGGTGGCTGAACTCTCAGAAGACGAAGTGAACACATTGCTTGAAGACCGTGATGGCAGGAGGGAAAATGAACATCGTCGGTACCAGCGGCCTGCACAATAG
- a CDS encoding folylpolyglutamate synthase/dihydrofolate synthase family protein, protein MNYDNAIRYLYALQKHGIKLGLDNTVRLLSLLGNPHSSFRSIHVAGTNGKGSTSAMIASVLREAGFRVGLFTSPHIVSFTERIRVDGVEIREQEVVGLTEEIRDVIAHSQQSDRSPSIDPSLGEGGGDFLPTFFEFVTSMAFLYFMRKGVEWAVVETGMGGRLDATNILTPRVSVITHISYDHREFLGETLREIAGEKAGIIKSGVPVVSSAQEPDALEIIMEKAFEKGSALLLPGRDFFFRLEASDMEGITFHYKGSKTYDRLYVPLCGMHQAKNASVALQAIEVLMNEVPISPQSVRDGLAKTTWQGRLELIRKGEGGYDLLIDGAHNAAASRALADSLTRFFVPSYGRIILILGIMADKDIPGIMGPILPIASEIIFAAPDYARAASPEELSGHARMLGFRSTAAPSVKEAMQEAIRKTETLPEPGRRDLIVITGSFYTIGEAKMALGHRGVLASLRE, encoded by the coding sequence ATGAACTACGATAACGCCATTCGTTATCTCTATGCCCTTCAAAAGCACGGCATCAAACTGGGGCTCGATAATACAGTAAGGCTCCTTTCGCTCCTGGGCAATCCTCACTCCTCTTTCCGATCAATCCATGTCGCGGGCACGAATGGAAAGGGATCAACTTCGGCAATGATCGCCTCGGTATTACGAGAAGCTGGTTTCAGGGTGGGGCTCTTCACATCCCCGCATATCGTGAGCTTCACGGAGAGGATACGGGTCGACGGCGTCGAGATCAGGGAACAGGAAGTTGTGGGGCTTACGGAAGAGATACGAGATGTCATAGCGCATAGTCAACAGTCAGATCGGTCCCCTTCCATAGACCCTTCCCTTGGGGAGGGAGGAGGTGATTTTTTACCCACCTTTTTCGAATTCGTTACATCGATGGCCTTTCTTTACTTCATGAGGAAGGGAGTGGAATGGGCAGTTGTGGAGACGGGCATGGGTGGAAGACTGGATGCAACGAACATCCTTACCCCCCGTGTCTCCGTGATAACGCATATCAGTTATGACCACCGGGAATTTCTTGGCGAGACCTTGAGAGAGATAGCAGGGGAGAAGGCGGGGATTATAAAGAGCGGGGTTCCCGTTGTCTCCTCTGCGCAGGAGCCTGACGCTTTGGAGATCATTATGGAAAAGGCCTTTGAGAAGGGTTCTGCTCTCCTTCTCCCCGGGAGAGACTTTTTCTTCCGTCTCGAGGCGAGTGATATGGAGGGGATTACCTTTCACTATAAGGGCTCGAAAACCTATGATCGTTTATATGTTCCCCTCTGCGGAATGCATCAGGCTAAAAACGCATCTGTAGCGCTTCAGGCAATAGAAGTCCTTATGAACGAAGTGCCCATCTCTCCACAATCGGTCAGGGACGGTCTTGCCAAGACCACGTGGCAGGGACGATTGGAACTGATCAGGAAGGGAGAGGGCGGGTATGACCTGCTCATTGACGGCGCCCACAACGCCGCTGCATCGCGCGCCCTCGCTGATTCTTTGACACGGTTCTTTGTCCCTTCCTATGGCAGGATAATCCTGATACTCGGCATCATGGCAGACAAGGACATTCCAGGAATCATGGGGCCCATTTTGCCGATCGCTTCCGAGATTATCTTTGCGGCTCCTGACTATGCCAGGGCAGCTTCCCCTGAGGAACTCTCCGGACATGCAAGAATGCTCGGCTTTAGGTCAACGGCTGCGCCTTCGGTGAAAGAGGCGATGCAGGAGGCGATCAGGAAGACAGAAACCCTTCCCGAACCCGGCCGGCGCGATCTCATAGTGATTACCGGTTCATTCTATACGATCGGAGAGGCAAAGATGGCTCTCGGCCACCGGGGCGTTCTTGCGAGTTTGAGGGAATGA